The Fusarium falciforme chromosome 7, complete sequence genome window below encodes:
- a CDS encoding AB hydrolase-1 domain-containing protein has product MAEELTYTDLPPRMKPVSELKPSPDQVAKRLAEFGPLIPRQLDTDDSVENLCGATFTHHFVESPGDYDTVSFHYVTCGSEGKQKAVVFLHGLPDSWFGWHQHMASLAEDGYFCIAPDLKGYGQSSKEPGDYRHEGAAEQLAAMLLKIGIEKFYLVTHDRGTVQGDYIAALFPDRVLGYVRGEQHLIHYNPALSSQHALFLHAPYNGIMEEPQRLALTAYMWFTAREIPDGAATLQRVAQELAYEGISKAVPRYYGASTFHQEWLDRRRRLMGKWECPIVIMQGYDSLTQPREWFNLEEIQGLVPRAKVLEVKFIPGGHFWPLESPDETTAALREALKALRDL; this is encoded by the exons ATGGCTGAGGAGCTGACATACACCGATCTCCCTCCTCGGATGAAGCCAGTGTCCGAACTGAAGCCATCTCCAGACCAAGTGGCGAAACGTCTCGCAGAATTTGGCCCTCTGATCCCTCGGCAACTCGATACTGATGACTCTGTTGAGAATTTGTGCGGTGCCACCTTTACCCATCATTTTGTGGAGTCGCCCGGAGACTACGACACTGTCAGCTTTCACTATGTGACGTGTGGTAGCGAGGGGAAGCAAAAGGCAGTTGTGTTCTTGCATGGACTGCCAGATTCTTGGTTTGGGTGGCATCAACACATGGCATCCCTTGCGGAGGATGGTTACTTTTGTATCGCTCCGGATTTGAAAGGGTATGGGCAGTCGAGCAAGGAACCAGGTGATTACAGGCACGAAGGAGCGGCTGAACAGTTGGCTGCAATGTTGCTCAAGATTGGCATCGAGAAGTTCTA TCTTGTCACCCACGATCGTGGAACTGTTCAAGGCGATTACATTGCTGCTCTCTTCCCAGACCGCGTGCTTGGTTACGTCCGTGGAGAACAGCACCTCATCCACTACAACCCAGCTCTGTCATCTCAGCATGCCTTGTTTCTCCACGCTCCATACAACGGCATTATGGAGGAGCCACAGCGGCTCGCCCTGACAGCCTACATGTGGTTCACTGCTCGGGAGATTCCTGATGGAGCTGCAACCCTGCAGCGTGTGGCTCAAGAGCTTGCTTACGAAGGAATCAGCAAGGCCGTGCCTCGATACTATGGTGCAAGTACCTTTCACCAGGAATGGCTCGACCGACGCAGGAGACTCATGGGCAAGTGGGAATGCCCGATTGTCATCATGCAAGGATACGATAGCCTAACCCAACCGCGCGAATGGTTCAACCTGGAAGAGATCCAGGGCCTTGTTCCTCGTGCCAAGGTCTTGGAGGTCAAGTTCATTCCTGGTGGGCACTTTTGGCCGTTGGAGAGCCCAGATGAGACTACAGCTGCGCTACGTGAGGCACTGAAGGCATTGAGGGATCTGTAA